One window of the Salvelinus fontinalis isolate EN_2023a chromosome 2, ASM2944872v1, whole genome shotgun sequence genome contains the following:
- the LOC129818040 gene encoding flotillin-2a isoform X1, protein MGNCHTVGPNEALVVSGGCCGSDGKTYVVGGWSWAWWLITDIQRITLEIMTLQPKCEDVETAEGVAITVTGVAQVKVMVDNELLGYACEQFLGKSVIEIKSVILQTLEGHLRSILGTLTVEQIYQDRDRFAALVREVAAPDVGRMGIEILSFTIKDVYDKVEYLSSLGKSQTAAVQRDADIGVAEAERDAGIREADCKKEMMDVKFQADTKMADSKRGLEMQKAAFNQEVNTKKAEAQLAYELQAAKEQQKIRLEEIEIEVVQRKKQITIEEKEIDRTEKELIATVKRPAEAEAYKMQQLAEGQKMKKVLTAQAEAEKIRRIGEAEAGSIEAIGKAEAEKMRLKAEAYQHYGDAAKTALVLEALPKIAAKVAAPLARTNEIVILSGDGGRVTGEVNRLLAELPVSVNALTGVDLMKIPLLQKMINPQA, encoded by the exons GATAACCCTTGAGATTATGACCCTGCAGCCCAAGTGTGAGGATGTAGAGACAGCGGAGGGTGTAGCTATTACTGTCACTGGGGTGGCACAG GTGAAGGTGATGGTAGACAATGAGCTGCTAGGCTATGCCTGTGAACAGTTCCTGGGGAAATCTGTGATCGAGATAAAGAGTGTCATTCTGCAGACCCTGGAGGGTCATCTACGCTCTATCCTCG GTACTCTGACTGTAGAGCAGATCTACCAGGACAGAGACAGGTTTGCTGCCCTTGTGCGGGAGGTGGCAGCGCCTGATGTGGGCCGCATGGGCATCGAGATACTCAGCTTCACCATCAAG GATGTGTATGATAAAGTGGAGTACCTGAGTTCCCTGGGGAAGAGTCAGACGGCCGCAGTACAGAGAGATGCCGATATTGGAGTGGCCGAGGCAGAGAGAGACGCGGGAATCAGG GAAGCAGATTGTAAGAAAGAGATGATGGACGTCAAGTTCCAAGCAGACACCAAGATGGCCGATTCGAAACGAGGGCTGGAGATGCAGAAGGCTGCTTTCAATCAAGAAGTCAACACGAAG AAAGCAGAAGCCCAGCTGGCCTACGAGCTGCAGGCTGCCAAGGAGCAGCAGAAGATCCGTTTGGAGGAGATAGAGATTGAGGTGGTTCAGAGGAAGAAGCAGATCACCATCGAGGAGAAGGAGATTGACCGCACAGAAAAGGAGCTCATCGCCACGGTCAAGAGGCCGGCCGAGGCTGAGGCCTACAAGATGCAGCAGCTGGCCGAGGGACAGAA GATGAAGAAGGTGCTGACGGCCCAGGCAGAGGCAGAGAAGATCCGTCGTATCGGTGAGGCAGAGGCCGGTTCCATAGAGGCTATAGGGAAGGCTGAGGCTGAGAAGATGAGGCTGAAGGCTGAGGCCTACCAGCATTATGGCGATGCTGCAAAGACTGCTCTGGTCTTAGAGGCCCTGCCTAAG ATTGCTGCCAAGGTGGCGGCACCCCTGGCCCGGACCAATGAGATCGTCATCCTGAGCGGGGACGGTGGCCGTGTGACCGGCGAGGTGAACCGCCTATTGGCTGAGCTCCCTGTGTCTGTCAACGCACTCACAGGGGTGGACCTGAtgaag ATCCCTTTGCTTCAGAAGATGATCAACCCTCAAGCATAA
- the LOC129818040 gene encoding flotillin-2a isoform X3: MCSPGQEMGGCCGSDGKTYVVGGWSWAWWLITDIQRITLEIMTLQPKCEDVETAEGVAITVTGVAQVKVMVDNELLGYACEQFLGKSVIEIKSVILQTLEGHLRSILGTLTVEQIYQDRDRFAALVREVAAPDVGRMGIEILSFTIKDVYDKVEYLSSLGKSQTAAVQRDADIGVAEAERDAGIREADCKKEMMDVKFQADTKMADSKRGLEMQKAAFNQEVNTKKAEAQLAYELQAAKEQQKIRLEEIEIEVVQRKKQITIEEKEIDRTEKELIATVKRPAEAEAYKMQQLAEGQKMKKVLTAQAEAEKIRRIGEAEAGSIEAIGKAEAEKMRLKAEAYQHYGDAAKTALVLEALPKIAAKVAAPLARTNEIVILSGDGGRVTGEVNRLLAELPVSVNALTGVDLMKIPLLQKMINPQA, encoded by the exons GATAACCCTTGAGATTATGACCCTGCAGCCCAAGTGTGAGGATGTAGAGACAGCGGAGGGTGTAGCTATTACTGTCACTGGGGTGGCACAG GTGAAGGTGATGGTAGACAATGAGCTGCTAGGCTATGCCTGTGAACAGTTCCTGGGGAAATCTGTGATCGAGATAAAGAGTGTCATTCTGCAGACCCTGGAGGGTCATCTACGCTCTATCCTCG GTACTCTGACTGTAGAGCAGATCTACCAGGACAGAGACAGGTTTGCTGCCCTTGTGCGGGAGGTGGCAGCGCCTGATGTGGGCCGCATGGGCATCGAGATACTCAGCTTCACCATCAAG GATGTGTATGATAAAGTGGAGTACCTGAGTTCCCTGGGGAAGAGTCAGACGGCCGCAGTACAGAGAGATGCCGATATTGGAGTGGCCGAGGCAGAGAGAGACGCGGGAATCAGG GAAGCAGATTGTAAGAAAGAGATGATGGACGTCAAGTTCCAAGCAGACACCAAGATGGCCGATTCGAAACGAGGGCTGGAGATGCAGAAGGCTGCTTTCAATCAAGAAGTCAACACGAAG AAAGCAGAAGCCCAGCTGGCCTACGAGCTGCAGGCTGCCAAGGAGCAGCAGAAGATCCGTTTGGAGGAGATAGAGATTGAGGTGGTTCAGAGGAAGAAGCAGATCACCATCGAGGAGAAGGAGATTGACCGCACAGAAAAGGAGCTCATCGCCACGGTCAAGAGGCCGGCCGAGGCTGAGGCCTACAAGATGCAGCAGCTGGCCGAGGGACAGAA GATGAAGAAGGTGCTGACGGCCCAGGCAGAGGCAGAGAAGATCCGTCGTATCGGTGAGGCAGAGGCCGGTTCCATAGAGGCTATAGGGAAGGCTGAGGCTGAGAAGATGAGGCTGAAGGCTGAGGCCTACCAGCATTATGGCGATGCTGCAAAGACTGCTCTGGTCTTAGAGGCCCTGCCTAAG ATTGCTGCCAAGGTGGCGGCACCCCTGGCCCGGACCAATGAGATCGTCATCCTGAGCGGGGACGGTGGCCGTGTGACCGGCGAGGTGAACCGCCTATTGGCTGAGCTCCCTGTGTCTGTCAACGCACTCACAGGGGTGGACCTGAtgaag ATCCCTTTGCTTCAGAAGATGATCAACCCTCAAGCATAA
- the LOC129818040 gene encoding flotillin-2a isoform X4: MSLEIMTILCRCENIETLEGVPLDVTGVAQVKVMVDNELLGYACEQFLGKSVIEIKSVILQTLEGHLRSILGTLTVEQIYQDRDRFAALVREVAAPDVGRMGIEILSFTIKDVYDKVEYLSSLGKSQTAAVQRDADIGVAEAERDAGIREADCKKEMMDVKFQADTKMADSKRGLEMQKAAFNQEVNTKKAEAQLAYELQAAKEQQKIRLEEIEIEVVQRKKQITIEEKEIDRTEKELIATVKRPAEAEAYKMQQLAEGQKMKKVLTAQAEAEKIRRIGEAEAGSIEAIGKAEAEKMRLKAEAYQHYGDAAKTALVLEALPKIAAKVAAPLARTNEIVILSGDGGRVTGEVNRLLAELPVSVNALTGVDLMKIPLLQKMINPQA, from the exons ATGTCTCTGGAGATAATGACCATCCTCTGTCGCTGTGAGAATATCGAAACCTTGGAGGGTGTCCCCCTGGATGTGACAGGGGTGGCTCAG GTGAAGGTGATGGTAGACAATGAGCTGCTAGGCTATGCCTGTGAACAGTTCCTGGGGAAATCTGTGATCGAGATAAAGAGTGTCATTCTGCAGACCCTGGAGGGTCATCTACGCTCTATCCTCG GTACTCTGACTGTAGAGCAGATCTACCAGGACAGAGACAGGTTTGCTGCCCTTGTGCGGGAGGTGGCAGCGCCTGATGTGGGCCGCATGGGCATCGAGATACTCAGCTTCACCATCAAG GATGTGTATGATAAAGTGGAGTACCTGAGTTCCCTGGGGAAGAGTCAGACGGCCGCAGTACAGAGAGATGCCGATATTGGAGTGGCCGAGGCAGAGAGAGACGCGGGAATCAGG GAAGCAGATTGTAAGAAAGAGATGATGGACGTCAAGTTCCAAGCAGACACCAAGATGGCCGATTCGAAACGAGGGCTGGAGATGCAGAAGGCTGCTTTCAATCAAGAAGTCAACACGAAG AAAGCAGAAGCCCAGCTGGCCTACGAGCTGCAGGCTGCCAAGGAGCAGCAGAAGATCCGTTTGGAGGAGATAGAGATTGAGGTGGTTCAGAGGAAGAAGCAGATCACCATCGAGGAGAAGGAGATTGACCGCACAGAAAAGGAGCTCATCGCCACGGTCAAGAGGCCGGCCGAGGCTGAGGCCTACAAGATGCAGCAGCTGGCCGAGGGACAGAA GATGAAGAAGGTGCTGACGGCCCAGGCAGAGGCAGAGAAGATCCGTCGTATCGGTGAGGCAGAGGCCGGTTCCATAGAGGCTATAGGGAAGGCTGAGGCTGAGAAGATGAGGCTGAAGGCTGAGGCCTACCAGCATTATGGCGATGCTGCAAAGACTGCTCTGGTCTTAGAGGCCCTGCCTAAG ATTGCTGCCAAGGTGGCGGCACCCCTGGCCCGGACCAATGAGATCGTCATCCTGAGCGGGGACGGTGGCCGTGTGACCGGCGAGGTGAACCGCCTATTGGCTGAGCTCCCTGTGTCTGTCAACGCACTCACAGGGGTGGACCTGAtgaag ATCCCTTTGCTTCAGAAGATGATCAACCCTCAAGCATAA
- the LOC129818040 gene encoding flotillin-2a isoform X5 — MTLQPKCEDVETAEGVAITVTGVAQVKVMVDNELLGYACEQFLGKSVIEIKSVILQTLEGHLRSILGTLTVEQIYQDRDRFAALVREVAAPDVGRMGIEILSFTIKDVYDKVEYLSSLGKSQTAAVQRDADIGVAEAERDAGIREADCKKEMMDVKFQADTKMADSKRGLEMQKAAFNQEVNTKKAEAQLAYELQAAKEQQKIRLEEIEIEVVQRKKQITIEEKEIDRTEKELIATVKRPAEAEAYKMQQLAEGQKMKKVLTAQAEAEKIRRIGEAEAGSIEAIGKAEAEKMRLKAEAYQHYGDAAKTALVLEALPKIAAKVAAPLARTNEIVILSGDGGRVTGEVNRLLAELPVSVNALTGVDLMKIPLLQKMINPQA, encoded by the exons ATGACCCTGCAGCCCAAGTGTGAGGATGTAGAGACAGCGGAGGGTGTAGCTATTACTGTCACTGGGGTGGCACAG GTGAAGGTGATGGTAGACAATGAGCTGCTAGGCTATGCCTGTGAACAGTTCCTGGGGAAATCTGTGATCGAGATAAAGAGTGTCATTCTGCAGACCCTGGAGGGTCATCTACGCTCTATCCTCG GTACTCTGACTGTAGAGCAGATCTACCAGGACAGAGACAGGTTTGCTGCCCTTGTGCGGGAGGTGGCAGCGCCTGATGTGGGCCGCATGGGCATCGAGATACTCAGCTTCACCATCAAG GATGTGTATGATAAAGTGGAGTACCTGAGTTCCCTGGGGAAGAGTCAGACGGCCGCAGTACAGAGAGATGCCGATATTGGAGTGGCCGAGGCAGAGAGAGACGCGGGAATCAGG GAAGCAGATTGTAAGAAAGAGATGATGGACGTCAAGTTCCAAGCAGACACCAAGATGGCCGATTCGAAACGAGGGCTGGAGATGCAGAAGGCTGCTTTCAATCAAGAAGTCAACACGAAG AAAGCAGAAGCCCAGCTGGCCTACGAGCTGCAGGCTGCCAAGGAGCAGCAGAAGATCCGTTTGGAGGAGATAGAGATTGAGGTGGTTCAGAGGAAGAAGCAGATCACCATCGAGGAGAAGGAGATTGACCGCACAGAAAAGGAGCTCATCGCCACGGTCAAGAGGCCGGCCGAGGCTGAGGCCTACAAGATGCAGCAGCTGGCCGAGGGACAGAA GATGAAGAAGGTGCTGACGGCCCAGGCAGAGGCAGAGAAGATCCGTCGTATCGGTGAGGCAGAGGCCGGTTCCATAGAGGCTATAGGGAAGGCTGAGGCTGAGAAGATGAGGCTGAAGGCTGAGGCCTACCAGCATTATGGCGATGCTGCAAAGACTGCTCTGGTCTTAGAGGCCCTGCCTAAG ATTGCTGCCAAGGTGGCGGCACCCCTGGCCCGGACCAATGAGATCGTCATCCTGAGCGGGGACGGTGGCCGTGTGACCGGCGAGGTGAACCGCCTATTGGCTGAGCTCCCTGTGTCTGTCAACGCACTCACAGGGGTGGACCTGAtgaag ATCCCTTTGCTTCAGAAGATGATCAACCCTCAAGCATAA
- the LOC129818040 gene encoding flotillin-2a isoform X2: protein MGNCHTVGPNEALVVSGGCCGSDGKTYVVGGWSWAWWLITDIQRMSLEIMTILCRCENIETLEGVPLDVTGVAQVKVMVDNELLGYACEQFLGKSVIEIKSVILQTLEGHLRSILGTLTVEQIYQDRDRFAALVREVAAPDVGRMGIEILSFTIKDVYDKVEYLSSLGKSQTAAVQRDADIGVAEAERDAGIREADCKKEMMDVKFQADTKMADSKRGLEMQKAAFNQEVNTKKAEAQLAYELQAAKEQQKIRLEEIEIEVVQRKKQITIEEKEIDRTEKELIATVKRPAEAEAYKMQQLAEGQKMKKVLTAQAEAEKIRRIGEAEAGSIEAIGKAEAEKMRLKAEAYQHYGDAAKTALVLEALPKIAAKVAAPLARTNEIVILSGDGGRVTGEVNRLLAELPVSVNALTGVDLMKIPLLQKMINPQA from the exons GATGTCTCTGGAGATAATGACCATCCTCTGTCGCTGTGAGAATATCGAAACCTTGGAGGGTGTCCCCCTGGATGTGACAGGGGTGGCTCAG GTGAAGGTGATGGTAGACAATGAGCTGCTAGGCTATGCCTGTGAACAGTTCCTGGGGAAATCTGTGATCGAGATAAAGAGTGTCATTCTGCAGACCCTGGAGGGTCATCTACGCTCTATCCTCG GTACTCTGACTGTAGAGCAGATCTACCAGGACAGAGACAGGTTTGCTGCCCTTGTGCGGGAGGTGGCAGCGCCTGATGTGGGCCGCATGGGCATCGAGATACTCAGCTTCACCATCAAG GATGTGTATGATAAAGTGGAGTACCTGAGTTCCCTGGGGAAGAGTCAGACGGCCGCAGTACAGAGAGATGCCGATATTGGAGTGGCCGAGGCAGAGAGAGACGCGGGAATCAGG GAAGCAGATTGTAAGAAAGAGATGATGGACGTCAAGTTCCAAGCAGACACCAAGATGGCCGATTCGAAACGAGGGCTGGAGATGCAGAAGGCTGCTTTCAATCAAGAAGTCAACACGAAG AAAGCAGAAGCCCAGCTGGCCTACGAGCTGCAGGCTGCCAAGGAGCAGCAGAAGATCCGTTTGGAGGAGATAGAGATTGAGGTGGTTCAGAGGAAGAAGCAGATCACCATCGAGGAGAAGGAGATTGACCGCACAGAAAAGGAGCTCATCGCCACGGTCAAGAGGCCGGCCGAGGCTGAGGCCTACAAGATGCAGCAGCTGGCCGAGGGACAGAA GATGAAGAAGGTGCTGACGGCCCAGGCAGAGGCAGAGAAGATCCGTCGTATCGGTGAGGCAGAGGCCGGTTCCATAGAGGCTATAGGGAAGGCTGAGGCTGAGAAGATGAGGCTGAAGGCTGAGGCCTACCAGCATTATGGCGATGCTGCAAAGACTGCTCTGGTCTTAGAGGCCCTGCCTAAG ATTGCTGCCAAGGTGGCGGCACCCCTGGCCCGGACCAATGAGATCGTCATCCTGAGCGGGGACGGTGGCCGTGTGACCGGCGAGGTGAACCGCCTATTGGCTGAGCTCCCTGTGTCTGTCAACGCACTCACAGGGGTGGACCTGAtgaag ATCCCTTTGCTTCAGAAGATGATCAACCCTCAAGCATAA